In Gossypium arboreum isolate Shixiya-1 chromosome 3, ASM2569848v2, whole genome shotgun sequence, the sequence TTTGTATTGAGCTAGGATCAGGAAAAAAGAAAAGGGGGGGGGAGGAATTAAGTCACCTTTCACATCAACAGCTCCTCACTTCAACAgagttttttaacttttaaaccaTGGAGATCAGAATCAACCAGAATTTATCAACCATGTATAAAGCTTCATGCATGCAAGAATAAAGGTCATGTGAAACTGatgcaggaaaaataaaaattttactgttcCATTATAATCTTCAAATATGCATCATTCAAAATTTTATCCAGACATGATATGCTTTCCAGAATTACTTCTTTAGTTTGCAGCTGAAAGGCTGAAGAAAACCATGTTGAATAGACGAAAGATTGCCATGTGTGTAAGTAAAAAGTAGCCTAACAGAGTTATTCAACCTGGGGAGGTGTGGTGTTCTAAAACCATTTAGTATCTGAGGTGGCACCGGAGAGCAGATAAGACTAGTGCCCTATTTTCCACAACTAAGCAATCCATGTTAACCATGTGAACAGTAATTCCAAACAAGTTCTCTGATAACATTCCTTGTATTTTTAATGTATCTACCAAAAGATCCCTTTATCCCACTGAAGATGAAATAAGTTCTGCAAAAAATATAGGGAACAAATTGAAGAACCTTGTCGGCCAACCTCTGCACTGGAGCTTCCCTGCTCTGTGCTTCTTCCACCAAACGAACAATGTCTCCCATTGCAGTCTCACCACCAGGTCTCCGTACTTCAATTGTAAGAGTTCCATTAAGGTTGATGCTTCCAGCTGCAACTTGACTCTAGCACAAACATAAGTTTCAATTTGGTATAATATGATGAAAGGAGGCCAGTATTAATACTAGGGACTGAGTGATTGACATTGTGAATCACGTAGAAAGAGGAGGAAGAGATAGAGAAGGAAATTTTTTTTCCGTGAGGAGGGAATGAAGATGGCAAATTTAAAACCATACCCCTGGTTCTTTGGTTACTGGCATTGGCTCCCCAGTAAAACTTGACTCATCAATGGTGCTTCTACCGGCTCTGACTATTCCATCTGCAGGAACACGGTCCTAGAAGAAAACAAGAATATTTGTCAAGAAATAACAAAGTcttctacaataaaagaaaattcatGAAACTGTTTAGCACTTCAACATATTAAATGGATCACAGTGAAAATCAGCAATAGTAATATAGCTTCCTAAGTTTAGAAAGTAAAGAAAGCAGCAACATAACTCATATGTCCTAAGAAGGAACAACACTCTTTGCTAATAGAATAAACATTGAACATGAATAACAAAATTATAAACAGTAAACATCAGACACACCAAACAGGAAAGCACTAAGATACGAGATGATAACAGATTAAAGCACAAGTCTAATTTACTTACTCCTGGCAGTACGACAATTTGGTCTCCAACAGAGAGACTGCTACAAGGAACTTCAACAATTGAATCATCAACCATCAGACGAGCTTGTGAGGGCAAACTACTAAGAAGTCCAGTCATATCactggttgctttgatttttgctCTCTGTTCAAGATTCCTTCCTAACAAGACAAAGGCTATTAACATGACTGGTTCCTCAAAGAATGCCCTCCAACCCTGCAAACACGATATCAATTAAAAAGGACTGATGTCTAACCTGAATGTCCCCTTCACATGCTCTCTACAGTCTACACCCCCACTTTAATCATGCAACAGAATCTGAAAACCAGACCAATCATTGCAAATACACTAGCAAATCAAATTGCAACTCAAACCATATGATAGAAACGTCTACTTTCAAATTATTTGaagaattttacaatttagtaagAACAACCGGAGATGGAACTCCATGCAAGAaccaataaaatattataaaactggAATAAACCAGAATCTAACTAATGAAAAAGCTGTCTTAcccaaataaagaaacaaaatatttgTGAGGACTCCCAACTATTCAATCCTAAATAGTCAAATTCTAAATAGTCAAATTTACCATGTTTCTTTCTTATTTACTTAACAGATAATGAACAGTCACATCTCTCAGATAAATAGCATATATATATGGAAGACCTAAGCATACAAATCTCAGCAGCCATGTCGGTCTTATAAAACTCTTCATCGTTTCTGATAAGATATCCAGGTTTTTTACACCCCCTAGGTTCCATTTTTATCCTCTTACTATGCCTGCTTGAGAAGTATCCCCGTATATACTATACAAGACTGAAATAGATGATAAAGGCCTTCAATTTATTTGCTTAAAACATCTTTATGTTCTTTTGACCATACAATCACCCAACAGCTATGATAGTGAGAAGTCAGAATGAACCACAAAAGTTGAGATTGGCAACAATTCCATAATAAATTTAGTAGTTAACAAGTGACGGTAAACTTAGAATATTTGTGATTGGCTTTTCTTCTACCTATTCTAAATTCCAATATGTGGATGCTATTTGGTTTTTCATGCTAAACGGCCTTAATACATCGTGGcatgcaacttttggtatttgtCAACTCATACAAGGTGTATTTCAGTTCAAATACAATAACAGAAGGAAGGAAGGCAAAAAGAATAACAAGAGAGTCAACAAGTCCAGGAAACCCTGAACTGAAACTACTCTAGAATGTATAAATAATAATCTGAATATCATATACGCTGACTCTAAACACAAAATTACTCTCAATGGTGAAActaattgaaatgaaatatgaGAAGCTGATACTAAGTACTGAAAAAGGAATCAATAACCTAGAAGTTTATTTAAAATGAGAAGTCAAAGTATGCTTACAACAAGACATGGCTTTGTTAATAGGAAAAACAGAAGTCATAACATGACACTCAAAATTTTGAAGTCATAAACATGCTATAAACAACATAGATTTCAAAACGTAAGTTATTTTACTGCATTTCATATGTACGTATGTCTACATACACAAAGGTGGATATCCATAGACTACACAAGTAGGAATAAGTATCAAGACTTACCAATTTTGGTATTAACACAGCTAGAGAACTAACAGCAAAAGAGGATAAAGCCCCAAGACCAACCAAAGTGTTCATGTTTGGAGCTCCCTTAAAAAGATTTTTCACACCCTCAAAGATAAGTTGACGCCCAGGACCAAGCAATGTAAACAAAGACAATGACAAATGGAACCCTGTTGAGTGAAATGCATGCATCCATGAAGCCTTAGCTCCTAAAAAATGGGCGACATGGCCAATGAGGCACACAGCACATAAAGCCCAGGAGACAGCAAGCTCGCGACCTATAACAGTGTAAGCAATTAAACCCGAATTACTTAGGAAGACAAACATTAGCATACTATTAACAATCTACTGAAAAGCAAAAGAAATATGAAAAGGTATCTACCACTTTATCTACTGAAAAGTAAAAAGAATGTGGAAAGGTACCTACCACTTTCTCTTAAGCGGCTGCGCTTTTCATCCATCTTCCGTTCAAAAACTTTGAAGAAATTATCTCGACCTGAATCTATATGGAAGAAATAAGCCAAGCAATCAATCCATAATGTAGATTAGTAGGAGGAACTTATGGAATAATTTACAACTCTCCAGAACACAAGTCATATCAGGAAGCAAACCAAGGGAAGTCTGTCAAGAAAATAGATCAGAAAGGCTAAACTTGGCCACGAACAATAAGAATAAATAGAAAAGTTTCCTAGTTAAATTATACTTGACTGACTGGCAGCACAATCTTTTCTAGAAATTTATCTCAAAGCAAAACAACAAGAGAGCCTTTTTTTTTACACTGGAGATGGCTACATAGATAAGATCCCACCATGACAATCTATTTAGGATCATATCAATCCATGCTCTCAAACAATGGCAAATACCATATGGTATGGGTTAAAATATGAGgaaacaaattaataattaataagtgTAAAACAATTGGGAGGAAAATTATAGGAAATTAAGAGATACACGGCCATAATATGAAGCTGAAGCAATCATGTCTTATTTAACAAACTGTTATTAGATAGCCCCCTTGTAATGCATACAGGTTACTCGCAAGAGATTCACCGATGAGAACCTCCAAAACAAAATTAAGGTTGTTAGTATTCCTTCAGTCTTCAACTGCAATACAACAACTTTGCTGTAAATTAACATAGAACGAGGACTCTTGTTATAGCTACTATAGAATGGACACAACTAATTCTTCAAAAGATTAGCGTTCCGCACGACCAGAAAATCCTCCAACCATTTTATCCAAGTGGCCGCCACAGCTGACCTATTGAAAGGAGAAATGGTAAATTAATTATATCTATGACTTCAATGCTTGTATTGTTGCATCTATATATAGATGAGAGTCTTGAGTTTCAGAGACATACCATAAGGAATTATGGTTGCTCTTCAACAAAACCTTTTTCATTATTATAGTAAGACATCTCCTTCAGTAGTTCTCTGACCTATCACTAAAGCCACCAAACATACATGAAtcatatgaaaaaaaaatgtcaaCATGTGTTATGACTCTCTCATCTAAAGTTAGAGGAGCTTAATGGATCGTCATTCACAAGAGAtgctataatatttattattcaagACCATAAACATTTTGGCCCGTCCAATATTTCATAATTGATAATCTTACATGAGAGATGATAGATTATACTTCAAGCTACTAGTACAGAGGAAGTTCAAATCTATGACTGAAACCTCAATGAACAATACAACTCATGGTCTCCGAGAGCCATGTGCATGACACCAAAATTTTAGAAACGGGCCCTTAAGTACATAGCTCTACCATGCCATCTAAATGCATACTAACTCAAATCGTGATTAATCCTTAAATAAGCACATTACTACCATGATGAAATTTTAGCAACACTTTTTGGTCTTATCAACTATCAAGGCTCCCTTTGGTTAACACTTCCACTcttttagcaaaaaaaaaaaagaaaaaaagaatagaAGTGGAAAAAAGCaacaaaaattcaaattaaatacaAAAAAAGCACTTACCAAATGAAGCACAAACAGTTTGCTTTACACAGAATTGATGAAGTTTTCTAATCGAGCACATTTTCTAGAAATAGGTGAAAAGAAACATGCAAAGCATATTCAAACAACAAAAAGTTGGACGACCAAGACGATGAAAATACTTAGTACCTCGAAGGTTAGAATTAAAGCCACAGCTAGTCAATTGTCTAGCTAACGCCTCCCCTAACTCCTTTTGCCAATTTGGTACAACCTTGGCTTCGGAAACCGGCCACACTATTGCTGTTTCTGTTGTGAGATTGACACTAGCAGAGGACACTTGGGGCTGCATTTCAAATCGGTGATACAATGAGATAGGAATAACTGATTCGATTTACAAAAGAAGCAAGAAAAAATTGAGACAACTTACTTGATTTTCTAGTATCCTCTTCACACTCGCAGCACACCCGCCGCAAGTCATTCCCTAAGCCCGGAGAAATTAAGGGAAAGAATCAGTAACCTGAcgctatttcttttctttctaaatttatgaataaaatacggagtaaaaaaaaaagggaaaccaTACCCCAACATCAAGAATAATAATATCGGGAGATAAAGCAGATGGCTCGTCAACGGCTCCCGCTCCCAATTTCGCCTTCAAGTCCCCGTCGCCCGTTCCTTCCCCACCATCTCCACCTCCGCCACCGCTACCGCTACCACTTCCATCGCCGCCGCCATAAACGCCGCCGCCGCCAGCAGCCCCAAAATAAGCTGCGGAACTCGCGACGCACTCCAAACGGCGGTGTAAACGTTGGGGAACTGGAGCAGCGCACAAGCTCCTAAGTGGAGACGAATAAGAGCGGGAAGCAAGAAGAGTAACTCCTCGGCCCTGAGGAAAGAGACGAGAACGGATGCATCGAGCGATGAGAGAGCAATTGTTGTAGTAGAAATGACGGTTTAAGGCTCTGGGGATGGAGAAGAGAGCCAATGTGGGCACTGTAACTGAAAGTGCTGACTCCATGTCAAGATTGGAGTTGCAGCATAGAGAAGAAACTATCTCATGAAAGTCCAAGGCATTTGAGGCCCCTATCTTCTTTACTTTTCAGTACAATATCCCGCGGCTGCACGTCAAACTCAATATAaacgttttaaaatttttatttcagcTTCTCTGcggtataaaatatatttttataatatttacaaatacaatatattattaaactaacttaaaataaataaataaaaatcataaatgcGGTGCTATTTTTGTTGATAGTGGATATATGGAATGGGCTGCATTTGTGCATAATGAGGGGAAATTTTGTGTGCTGTATCTCCAATTTTATGGAATTTTTGATCCTTTTTAAAGTTTTATCTTAGTTTCGATCATGTTATAGGGATGATATTATTCTTGAATTTGACAATCAAATATTGTGGAAAGTTCTCTCTTCTAGTGCTTTGGACGTTTTTGATtatgatatataattttaagtTTTCACTCTATATGTCTAATGGATTGGTATGGACGCTAATAAAGCAGTTTGTACATTAGTAATGGTGACTTTATTGAAAGCGAACTACTTTGATTGTATTAGTTGTCCTTCTTCTGTTGTTGGTATTGTTCATGTTGATAGATTAGAGCATTTGGGTGAAAACTAGGGGGTTTAGGTAAAAGTGTATGAGGCAAGCTTGTTGGTTTGAGTATAGTTGTGCCCTGAGTTGTTTTCACTTTGTTTTGTTCTTTCAATCTATTCGTTTTTTAatgaatatgattttattttaaaatatatatattttataaatgttgATTGAATTTTAACTCGGTGAAtattaacattattaatatataattatgatttataaatttatttcaacAAAATAGATttacttattaatatataaattgtaataaaaaagaagaacttgtaataatttatcatatttttatagaatttgaGTCTAAAATatattaaaggaattaaaattgttaaaaaaacaAATTCCATAACAAGGACAATTAAGTAAAACGTGCTTCGAAGTAATCTTACATCCCGTCAACCAAACACATCAATATTACATTCCAATCAAATCAACCAAGCAATATAATCTCATATTCCACCCATAATTTACGTTTCCGTAATCCTattacaaaacataatctaaGACTTGAAAAACCAAACAACCCCTAACAGTTTGAATTTAAActcttaaattttaataatattttctattttcaaaCCATCAAATTTAAACTATTCATATAATAAGTACATGTATCTAAAATTTCATCTATGTATTTTAAGTATGCTTTACATCATATCCCATACACATCGAACTTAAGTTATTTACATAATAATTAcccataattaaaatttaattacatgtattttaaatatattttgtgtcatATCTAGGTCAACTTCCAATACTTAAGCTGATAGTTGTATTGGCAGAATGGATTAATTGAAatgatattaatatttttaagaattaattaatttgttttaaaatttaaagataatttATAATATACTATATAGTTTGGGGATGTAtagtgtaatttaccctaaagTACATACTGAAGTGCTAAACAGCTAAAATCATTTACATAATAATACAAAATGtagattaatttaaaataaagtcacgatatttgata encodes:
- the LOC108476013 gene encoding copper-transporting ATPase PAA1, chloroplastic, which codes for MESALSVTVPTLALFSIPRALNRHFYYNNCSLIARCIRSRLFPQGRGVTLLASRSYSSPLRSLCAAPVPQRLHRRLECVASSAAYFGAAGGGGVYGGGDGSGSGSGGGGGDGGEGTGDGDLKAKLGAGAVDEPSALSPDIIILDVGGMTCGGCAASVKRILENQPQVSSASVNLTTETAIVWPVSEAKVVPNWQKELGEALARQLTSCGFNSNLRDSGRDNFFKVFERKMDEKRSRLRESGRELAVSWALCAVCLIGHVAHFLGAKASWMHAFHSTGFHLSLSLFTLLGPGRQLIFEGVKNLFKGAPNMNTLVGLGALSSFAVSSLAVLIPKLGWRAFFEEPVMLIAFVLLGRNLEQRAKIKATSDMTGLLSSLPSQARLMVDDSIVEVPCSSLSVGDQIVVLPGDRVPADGIVRAGRSTIDESSFTGEPMPVTKEPGSQVAAGSINLNGTLTIEVRRPGGETAMGDIVRLVEEAQSREAPVQRLADKVAGHFTYGVMALSAATFMFWNLFGARIIPASIYQGSTVSLALQLSCSVLVVACPCALGLATPTAMLVGTSLGATRGLLLRGGNILEKFSMVNVIIFDKTGTLTIGRPVVTKVVTPSGMDHSDSRQHFDGSWSEDDVLKLAAAVESNTIHPVGKAIVEAAQAVKSPNIKVVDGTFVEEPGSGAVAVINDKTVSVGTLEWVQRHGVGDSLLLETDEELRNKSVVYVGVNNKLAGLIYFEDQIREDARHVVDSLYRQGISVYMLSGDKRSTAEYVASIVGIPKDKVLSQVKPDEKRKFVSELQENQNVVAMVGDGINDAAALASAHIGVAMGGGVGAASEVSSIVLMGNRLSQLLDALALSQLTMKTVKQNLWWAFAYNIVGIPIAAGTLLPLTGTMLTPSIAGALMGLSSIGVVTNSLLLRFRFSLQQQQAYRSSLQPPPPPPPPPYAAVDINNDLAMDHSKAKLKKPDSIT